The Cryobacterium roopkundense sequence ACGGACGGATCGGCAACGCTCGCGGCCTGTTGACTGCGGTAGGTGCGCAGATCGAGCATCGAGACGCTGGCGAGCGTGCCGAAGGAGAAACGACGGTACAGCTGGCCGCGGGGTTCAAAACGCACGGGCATCCACTCGGCGTAGGCCTGTTGGGAAGCGGCCTGCCGCGCGCTCCACGCGCCCTCCACGCCCTCCGTGTGATTCTCCGCTCCCCCTGACCATGCGTCGTTGGCGAACTCGTGGTCATCCCACGTCACGATGAACCCTACTGCAGCGTGCAGGGCCTGCAGATCGGGGTCCTGCTTGTACTGCGCGTGGCGACGGCGATAGTGCTCCAACGTGGTCATCTCGATCGCGGGATCGTGAGGTCGCACGACCACGTCGCGCGCCTGGTACTCGCCTGGCGCGTATTCGTACAGGTAGTCGCCGAGGTGCAGAACCACGTCGAGGTCGCCACGGTCCGCCAAATGCCGGTAGGCGGTGAAATAACCGGCCTGCAGGTTGGCGCACGAGACGATGCCGATACGGAGACGGTCGATGCGGGTGTCTGCCGCGGGGGCGGTGCGGGTGCGGCCCGTGGCCGATTGCGCCCCGGCACACCGGAATCGATACCAGTAGTTCGTGCCCGGATTCAGGCCCGCCACGGCAACCTTGACGGTGTGGTCACGTTCCGGGCCGGTCGGCGTCTGCCCTCGTGCGGTGATGCGCTGGAACCCCGAGTCCTCCGCGACCTCCCAGTCCACGGCCACGGCAGGCCCTACTCCGGAACCGGGGATCGCTGCGAGGGTCGGCGTCACCCGGGTCCACAGCAGCACGCCGTCGGGAAGGGGATCACCGGATGCCACACCGTGGTGGAATCCGGTGGAATCCCGTCCCGTCAGTGTCGCCGCACGGGCCGGGCCGTTGCCCGCTGACGCGGTCGCGGCGCCCGCAAGGATGAATACGCCGGCGGAAAACAGGTCGCGTCGGGTGAAAGAATTCATGCCCCCAGTATGGGGGGCTCCGTGGTTTCCCCCTGACGAACGAAGCCTTTGTTCACCGGCTGTTCAGCTCGCTCTGACCTCGAATTTCCCGACAAACGAAGAAGACCCAGCCGAGGATTCCGACGAGGCAGATCCGTTCGGCGAGCCCGAGCATGCCCGGGGCCGCCACGATGGTCAGGCCGAGAAAAGCGAGGCCGGCCAGGCCCACGGCGGTAAAACCGACTGCAGCGCCGCGGCCGCCGGACAGCGATCCGCTGCGCCAGAGCCATCCCGTCAGCGTCGTGATTCCCGCCAAAGCCGCCAGGAATCCGACGGTCGCGACAGTGAGATGTACGGCTCCCGCAGCCGTGTGGGCGACCAGTCCTGCTTCACCATCGGGGTGAACGTCCGTGGGGAAAAAGGCGAGCACGGCCGAACACAGTCCGCCGAACCCGAACAACACCAGCCCCGATCGGCGCAGCGGTCCGCCTCCGGTCAGCCCTGCGAGCGCCCCTACGGCACACGCGGAGGTCACGGCCCTGCCCAGAAAGTTGACGTTCATGATCCACCCGAATGGGCCGACGGCGAGGTTGCTTTCAGCGTCGCTTATCGGGCTGTAGTGCGGGGGAAGGAATTGCAACACGGTATCGACGACCGCGTACCCGGCCGCACCGATCATGGCGGCCGTGGCGTATGTTCGTCGGCTGATTCTCGGCACGGACAACCTTTCCGGGATGACCTTCCCGTTCCTTAAAAGAAAGGACGGGACCGATCTCGTGAATCGGCCCCGCCCCTGTGGTTGTGCTGGCTAGCGGGCTGCTTCGCCGTCTACGTAGTCGTCGTCGTTCGATGCGTTCCAGGAGAAGAGCTTGCGCAGCTCGCGGCCGGTGGCCTCGATCGGGTGCTCTTCGCCCTTCTTGCGCAGCGCGAGGAACTCGGGTGCTCCGGCGTCCTGGTCCTTGATGAAGCGCTCGGCGAACGCGCCGTTCTGGATGTCGGCGAGAACGGCCTTCATGTTCTCCTTGACGCTGGGGTCGATGACGCGGGGGCCGGAGACGTAGTCGCCGTACTCTGCCGTGTCGGAGACGCTCCAGCGCTGCTTGGCGATGCCGCCCTCCCACATAAGGTCCACGATGAGCTTGAGTTCGTGCAGAACCTCGAAGTAGGCCACCTGCGGCTGGTAGCCGGCCTCGGTGAGAACCTCGAAGCCGTACTGGATGAGCTGCGAGGCGCCGCCGCAGAGAACTGCCTGCTCGCCGAAGAGGTCGGTCTCGGTCTCTTCGGTGAACGTGGTCTTGATGCCGGCGGCACGCAGGCCACCGATCGCTTTGGCGTAGCTGAGCGTGAGCGGCCAGGCGTTGCCGGACGCATCCTTCTCGACGGCGACGATCACGGGAACGCCGCGACCGGCTTCGAACTCGCGGCGCACGGTGTGCCCAGGTCCCTTGGGAGCGACCATGACGACGTCGACGCCCTCGGGAGCCTCGATGTAACCGAAGCGGATGTTGAAACCGTGTCCGAAGACGAGAGCCTTGCCGTCAGCGAGGTTGGGGAGCACGTCGTCGGCGTAGAGGTGGCGCTGAACCTGGTCGGGAGCGAGGATGACAATGACGTCGGCCCAGGCCGCGGCATCCGCTGTGCTGAGCACGGAGAATCCGGCCTCTTCGGCCTTCGCGATGGACTTCGAGCCGGCCTTCAGACCGATTTTGACCTCGACACCCGAGTCGCGCAGGTTCTGCGCGTGGGCGTGTCCCTGTGAGCCGTAGCCAATGACGGCCACCTTCTTGCCCTGGATGATCGACAGGTCGGCGTCTTTGTCGTAGTAAATCTCAGACACGTGTGGTTCTCCTTGTGGTGTTGGTCGTTTTGCGTGAAGCAGGGTCAGTTTTTGAAGACTCGTTCGGTGATGGATTTGGAACCGCGGCCGATCGCGAGGAGGCCCGACTGGGCGAGCTCGCGAATGCCGTACGGCTCCAACACCCGAAGCAGGGCCTGGGTCTTGCCGGTGTCACCCGTGACCTCGATCACGATGGCATCCGTCGACACGTCGACAACGCGGGCTCTGAACAGGGTGACGGCTTCGAGCACCTGGGAACGCGTGACGTTGTCGACGCGCACCTTGATGAGCAGGTGCTCGCGCTGAACGGATTGCGAGAAGTCCAGCTCGACGATCTTGATGACGTTGATGAGCTTGTTGAGCTGCTTCGTCACCTGTTCGAGCGGAACGTCTTCGACGTCGACGGCGATCGTGATGCGGGACAGGCCCTTGATCTCGCTGTGGCCAACGGCGAGGCTCTCGATGTTGAAACCCCGGCGAGCGAACAGACCTGCCACTCGGGTGAGGAGGCCGGGCTTGTCTTCGACGAGCAGGCTCAGAACGTGACTCGTCATGGTTATTCGTCTCCCCAGGTCGGTGCGTGCTCTTTGGCGTACTGCACATAGCTGTTGCTGACGCCTTGCGGCACCATCGGCCAGACCATGGCATCCCGGCTGACCACGAAGTCGATCACAACGGGGCGGTCATTGGTGGCGAGGGCGAGCTTGATCGCGTCATCGACCTGGTCGGCGCTCGTGACACGAATGCCGAGGGCACCGTAGGCGTCAGCCAGCTTCACGAAGTCGGGCACCATCGCGGTGCCGTGTCCGGTGTTCAGATCGGTGAACGAGTGACGTCCGTCGTAGAACAGGGACTGCCACTGCCGCACCATGCCGAGCGACGAGTTATTGATGATCGCGACCTTGATCGGGATGTTATTGATCGTGCAGGTGGCCAGCTCCTGGTTGGTCATCTGGAAACATCCGTCGCCGTCGATCGACCAGACCACACGGTCGGGGTTGGCGACCTTGGCGCCCATAGCTGCCGGAACCGAGTAACCCATCGTTCCTGCGCCGCCCGAGTTCAGCCACGAGTTGGGACGTTCGTACTTGATGTACTGGGCCGCCCACATCTGATGCTGGCCCACCCCGGCGGCATAGACGGCTTCCGGCCCCGTAAGTTCGCCGATGCGTTTGATCACGAACTGCGGTGCGAGCAGTCCGTCGGCCGGTTCCGAATAGCCGAGCGGGAATTCTTCCCGCAGGCCATTGAGGTAGGTCCACCACTCGGTGGTGTTCCGCTCGGTTCCCGCCGCGGCCTCGGTGTAGGCAACGGTCAGGTCAGCGATGACGTCCTTGGCATCGCCGACAATGGGCACATCGGCCATTCGGATCTTGGAGATCTCCGCCGGGTCAACGTCAACGTGTACGATCTTCGCGTTCGGCGCGAATTCCGAAATCTTGCCGGTCACCCGGTCATCGAAACGAGCCCCGAGGGAGATGATGAGGTCCGCCTCCTGCAGTGCCAACACTGCCGGCACGGTTCCGTGCATTCCCGGCATCCCCAAATGCTGCTTGTGAGAGTCGGGGAACGCCCCCCGGGCCATCAGGGTCGTCACGACCGGCACGCCCGTCTTCTCCGCAAGCTCGAGCAGCTCGGCAGAAGCGTGCGCCCGGATGACGCCGCCGCCAACGTACAGCACTGGCTTGCTGGCCGACGCCAACAGTGCCGCGGCAGCCTGTACCTGCTTGCCGTGCGCTTTCGTGATCGGTCGGTAGCCCGGCAAGTCGAGCTTCGGCGGCCAGATGAACGGCGCGACGTTCTGCTGGGCGTCCTTGGTGATGTCCACGAGCACGGGGCCGGGACGACCGGTCGACGCGATGTGGTACGCAGCGGCGATGGCCGCCGGGATGTCCTCTGGCACGCGAACGAGGAAGGAATGCTTGGTGATCGGCATCGTGATTCCCACGATGTCAGCCTCCTGAAAGGCATCCGTTCCCATCGACGTGGAGAAGACCTGACCGGTGATGCAGACGATCGGTACCGAGTCCATGTAGGCGTCGGCGATGGCCGTCACGAGGTTCGTCGCCCCGGGACCTGACGTCGCAATCGCGACCCCCACACGGCCCGTGGACGAGGCATAACCCTGCGCGGCGTGGCCGGCACCCTGCTCATGGCGAACCAGGATGTGCCGGATTTTGGTCTGCGTCATCAGCTCGTCGTAGAGCGGGATGACAGCGCCACCGGGAATGCCGAAAACGTCCGTCACACCGAGAAGTTCGAGCGTGCGGATGATCGCGCCCGACCCCGTGAGCATCTCGGGTTCGCTGTCGGACCCCACGTTCGACAGCGAAGCGGTGGGCAGTGGAGCAGAGGGCACGGGAGAGGATTCCGTGGTCATAAGAGGTCTAGTCCCTACGTCGGTAACGAATAGTGAAACTGATTAGCCCGTGATGGCACCTTCGGCGGCGGAGTGCACGAGTTTTGCGTACTTCGCGAGTACGCCACGGGTGTAGCGGGGAGGCAGCGGTGCCCAGCCGTTGCGGCGGGCGTCCAGCTCTGCAGTAGCGACCAGTAGGTCAAGCGTGCGAGCTGCGATATCGACCCGTATCAGATCACCATCGCGCACGAAGGCGATGGGACCTGCGTCCACCGCTTCGGGTGCTATGTGGCCGATGCACAGTCCGGTTGTGCCGCCTGAGAATCGTCCGTCCGTTAATAGTAGTACATCCTTGCCGAGCCCGGCACCCTTGATGGCGGCGGTGATCGACAGCATCTCCCGCATACCCGGCCCCCCCTTGGGGCCTTCGTAGCGGATGACGACGACGTCGCCCTTGTGGATTTGTCCCTCGGTGAGAGCATCCATCGCGGCGCGCTCGCGTTCGAACACCCGGGCAGGACCCTCAAAGATCGAGGCGTCGAAACCGGCGGTCTTCACGACGGCGCCTTCCGGGGCGAACGAGCCCTTCAGAATCGTAATTCCGCCGCTCGCGTGGATCGGGTTGTCGAGGGTGCGTAGCACCTCACCGTCGAGGGCGGGCGGGTCGATTTCGGCGAGGTTCTCTGCCACGGTCTTGCCCGTCACGGTGAGGGCGTCTCCATGGATGAGGCCGGCCTCGAGCAGCGCGCGCATCACGGCAGGCACACCGCCCTGGCGGTCGACGTCGTTCATCACGTACTTGCCGAACGGCTTGAGGTCTCCGATGTGCGGCACCTTGTCGCCGATGCGGTTGAAGTCGTCGAGATCGAGTTCGACCTCCGCCTCGCGGGCGATCGCGAGCAGGTGCAGCACGACGTTGGTAGAGCCGCCGAAGGCCATCGCGACGGCGATCGCATTCTCGAAGGCCTTGCGGGTGAGGATGTCGCGGGCGGTGATGCCCAGGCGAAGCATATTGACGACGGCCTCGCCCGAGCGGTGCGCGAAATAATCCCGGCGACGGTCAGCGGAAGCCGGCGAGGCCGAGCCCGGCAGGCTCATGCCGAGGGCCTCGGCAACACTCGCCATCGTGTTGGCTGTGTACATGCCGCCGCAGGCACCCTCGCCGGGAGCGAAGGCGCACTCGATGCGCTTGGCATCTTCGACGCTCATCCGGCCGGCCTTCACCGCACCGACCGCTTCGAAGGAATCGATGATGGTGATGGCTTTTTCGGTGCCGTCCGACAGCTTCACCCAGCCGGGAGCGATCGAACCGGCGTAGAGGAACACACTTGCGAGGTCCAGGCGCGCGGCGGCCATCAGCATGCCGGGCAGGGACTTGTCGCAGCCCGCCAGCAGCACGGAACCGTCGAGGCGTTCGGCCTGCATGACGACCTCGACGGAGTCGGCGATGACCTCCCGGGAGACGAGGGAGAAGTGCATGCCCTCGTGGCCCATAGAGATACCGTCGGAGACTGAGATCGTGCCGAACTGCAGCGGGTAACCCCCTCCGGAGTGCACGCCCTCCTTGGCCGCCTGGGCGAGCCGGTCGAGCGACAGGTTGCACGGCGTGATCTCGTTCCAGGAGCTGGCGATACCGATCTGCGGTTTGTCCCAGTCGTCGTCTCCCATACCGACGGCACGAAGCATTCCACGCGAGGTGGTGGCTTCGATCCCGTCGGTAACGTCGCGGCTACGGGGCTTCAGATCGATCTCAGACATAGTCAGAGTCTAGGACAAACGGGCACGTCACCGATTCGTCGCCTCGCGAGCTTCCGCCACCAGGGTGAGCAGTTGTGTGACTTCGGCCGGGCTGCGAACCCGGTAGCCGGCGAGCGTCGGACCGAGGCCGATTTTCACTCCCACGTCCTTGTCGCGAAGAACGGCGAAGGCGTCTTCGTCGGTGACGTCGTCACCCGCGTAGAGCATACGGTCGGCTCCAGTGTGTGCACGCAGCAGTTCAATGGCCTGACCCTTGGTGACGGAGCGCACCGAGAATTCCAGCACGTTCTTGCCATCACGCACGGTGAGTCCTGGAAGCTCTTCACCCAGTTGACGCCGTGCCTCAGATTGCGCGGCCACGGCTCCCTCCGCGCTCGCCAGCCGGGTGTGCAGGGCGATGCCGGCCGGCTTGCGCTCAACGGATGTGCCGTCGACCGATTCGGAGATGGCTTCCAGAATGCGCCCCAGGGTGTCGAGCTGCTGCAGTTCCTCCGAGACCAAATTGAGTTCGATACCCGGGGTGTCGAGCTGAATTTCGATACCATGCGATCCCGTCAACAGCACGCCGTTCTGAGGATCGGCGACGTGCCGGAGACTCACGAGCGCCCGTCCGGAGACGAAGGCAACACGAACGCCCGGCAGGTCGAGCAGTCGCTGCACGGCTTCCCGGGTGCCGGCGATGGCCCTGGCATCATCCGGCTTGTCGACGTGAGGGGCGAGAGTGCCGTCGAAGTCCAGTGCGACGAGCAACGTATCGGCGGTCACAAGCTCGTGGATGCTGGTGCGCAGATCGTCCGGCATCCCGGCTTGGACGGCCGCTCCCCCGGTGAGAGCGCGCAGGAAGGATGCCGACCAGGCTGCCACGTCGCGGTCGAAGACTTTGCGACGTAGGGAACGCATGCGGCGGGTGCGATCGCGACGGGGCATCTCGACGGCCGTCACGATCGCATCCTTCGTGCCCTCGATGTCGTGGGGGTTGATGAGGATGGCCTGTTTGAGTTCGTCGGCCGCGCCGGCGAACTCACTGAGCACGAGCACCCCGTCGCCGTCGAAGCGCACGGCCACGTACTCCTTCGCCACGAGGTTCATGCCATCGCGCAGGGCCGTGACGAGCATCACGTCCGCCGCGAGGTACATGGCGACCATTTCTTCGCGGGGGTAGCCGTGGTGGTGGTAGCTGATGGCCGTGTGGCTGATGGTCGAGAAATCGCCGTTCAACCGTCCGACGGCGAGTTCGATCTCGTCGCGCAGGGCCATGTACGTTCCGACCCGTTCTCGAGACGGGCTGGCGATCTGCACGAGCGTGACGTCTTCGACGCTCAGTCGTCCGTCGGCGAGGAGCTCGCCGAAGGCCTTGATCCGATGCCCGATGCCCTTGGTGTAGTCGAGCCGGTCGACACCCAACATCAGGGTCTTGGGATTGCCGAGGTCGTCCCTGATCTGGCGGGCCCTGGCCTGCACTTCAGGTCGACGGGCAATCTCCTCGTAACCAGCGGCATCAATGGAAATGGGAAAATGCTTGGCGACCACACGGCGCGTGCCCCCGTCTTCCGCGGGCACATCGATGACGACGCCTCTGGTGGGAAATCCGAACAGACGCCGCACGGCCTGAGAGAAATTGCCGGCGTCGGCTACTCGCTGAAAGCCGATGACATCCGCGCCGAGAAGCCCATGCAGTATCTGTTTGCGCCACGGCAGCTGGGCATAAATGCCATAGGGCGGAAACGGGATGTGGTTGAAGAATCCGATCACGAGGTCGGGGCGAGCATCGCGCAGCATCCGCGGCACGAGCTGAAGTTGATAGTCGTGCACCCACACTGTCGCGCCAGGGGCGGCCGCCCTCATCGCCGCGTCCGCGAAACGGCGGTTGACAGCGACGTAGGCGTCCCACGTTTCACGGTGAAAACTCGGCGGGGCGATCACGTCATGGTAGAGCGGCCAGAGCGTGTCGTTGGAGAATCCCTCGTAGTATTCCTCCAGCTCCTGCTCGCTCAGCCGCACTGGGATCAGCGACATTCCGTCGTTCTCAAACGGCTCGAAATGCCGGTCTGCCACCCCTGGCCAGCCCACCCAGGCCCCGCCGGACGTGCGCATAAGCGGTTCCAGAGCCGTGACCAGACCTCCGGGAGATGTGCGCCACGCGGTGGTGCCGTCTGCGGCTTCGTCGAAGTCCACCGGGAGTCGGTTGGACACGACCACAAAGGTGAAGGTGCCGACGGGAGCGCTGGGGGCGGTGGCGGCTGGCTGGGCGATGTCGGCTGAGGGAGAAATGAGGCGTCCGTTCCGGGTGCACCCGAGGTGCACGCCTGTGCTGCATTCGACAGGATATCAGGATGCCCGTGAATGGCTGATGGGGAGGGCGTTTGAGATCGACTCGGCGAGGGAGAGCATCTCCCGGCGTGCGATGACGGAGGGGATTCACCGCGAAGGGTCAGGGCGGGTACTGTTGGCGCCGGAGGCCCTCATGCGAAAGTTCATTTTCAGTAGTGCCATGATCGGCGTGCTTGCCGGCGGATGGAACACCCTTCAGGCGACCCGTAACGGTCCCCGCGACTGGCGTCTGGTGATGTTGTGGCTCGGGTGGGCGCTCAGCGCCGCCGTTGCCGTCGGCACCGTGATCGAAGACGCAAATAAACGTCGAATTGAGGAATGACCCGCTGAGTTTCGGCGTGTCCGGCCGGGGAGAACAGTGCTTGTCGTCGAGACTATCTCTAGAGCAGTGTTCCGCCTGAAAGGGGCTTCAGATGTTTGGTCGTCGACGTCGTGTCGCAGCCGCAATTCCGGCACCCGCGCCCGAGCTGAGTGACGAGCAAATTCTGCAACTCCTGCACGGCAAACTCGCTGACCTGGTCGGCGTCAACGGGCTGTGGACTCTCGTGCCCCGCCGCTCCGACGACACTGACGTGATTTTTCACGGCCTGAAGTCCGAACAGATCGCGACGGATCTGGCGCTCACGCTGCGTGCGGCCAAGGCGGCTCTCGGCAGCGCACCCGCCGACGTGGTTGTGGCAGCGCCGGCCAAGCGGCCGTCGAAGGTCCGTGCAGCCACTGTGCTGGTCGATACCGCTGTGCCTATCGATACCGTTATCGAGCCCACGGCACTCTCGTGGACTCCCGGTCCGATCTCCGTCTGGGCGGAACCCGAACGCGCGACCGTCACCGGTCCGGTTCAGGTGCCCGTCCAGGCAGGCGCAGCCCAGGCTAAACTCGTCGCCTGAGGCACTCGCCCTGCACCCCTGACATCATGGTCTGATGGCACTCAACATCGAGGACTACGCCCTCATCAGCGACTGCCATACGGCCGCGCTCGTGGGGTGTGACGGCAGCATCGATTGGCTCTGCCTGCCGCGGTACGATTCCGCCTCGATGTTCGGCGCCCTGCTCGGCACCGAGGACCACGGTCGTTGGATGCTCGCCCCCACCGATGCGAACGCCACCTGCACGCGCTCGTACGTGGACGAAACGTTTATCCTGTCCACCGTCTGGACCACCAAGGACGGCAGCGTCGAGGTTCTCGATTTCATGCCCCACGGCGACAAGCGAGCCGACCTCGTGCGCCGGGTTCGAGGGATCACCGGGACCGTACATATGCAACAGGACCTGCGCATGCGATTCGGCTATGGCTCGACCATCCCCTGGGTGCGGCAGCTCAGGAATGAAGATGTTCACGGGCTGATCGCCGTGGCGGGTCCTGACGCAGTCGTCATCCGGGGCCCACGGCTGCACGCCGCTGATCATCGGCACTCGTCGACTTTCACTGTCTCCACGGATGAAATCGTCGACATCGAGATGACCTGGTATCGCTCGGAGCGGAGCATACCCCCTGCAGTCGACATCGACGCGGTGCTGAAAGCAACGGCCGAATGGTGGACCGGCTGGGCTGTCTGCTGTACCCACCAGGGCCCGTACCACGACGCGGTTGTGCGCTCCATGCTCGTGCTGCGGGCACTGACGCACGAGGACACCGGCGGCATCGTGGCCGCAGCGACGACCTCGCTTCCGGAGGAATTCGGTGGCTCCCGCAACTGGGACTACCGCTACGTGTGGCTTCGCGACGCGTCGCTCACCCTCGAAGTTCTGCTGTCACACGGCTACGAAAACGAGGCAGAAGGCTGGCGGGCCTGGCTGCTGCGCGCGATCGCCGGCGACCCGAACGACGTTCAAATCATGTACGGGCTCTCGGGCGAACGGGATCTGCCCGAGCGTGAACTCACGAGTCTGCCCGGTTACCGGGGAGCCGGCCCGGTACGTGTGGGCAACGGCGCCGTCAGCCAGTTTCAGTCGGACGTCATCGGTGAGGTCATGGTGGCCCTTCACGCCGCCCGGATCGCCGGGGTCGGCGAGACTGAATTCTCCTGGCCTCTGCAACGTTCCCTGATGCATTTTCTCGAGGAGAATTGGCGCCGCCCCGACCAGGGCATCTGGGAGGTCCGCGGACCGGCCCGGGAGTTCACGCACTCCAGGGTGATGGTGTGGGCAGCGTTCGACCGCGCGGTGCGGGGAATCACCGAGTTCGGTCTGGACGGCCCGCTGGAAAAGTGGACAGCCCTGCGCGATGAGGTGCGGCGCGACATCGAACTCCGGGGCTTCAGCACGGCGCGCAACAGTTACACGCAATCGTTCGGCGGCACTGAAGTGGATGCCTCCCTCCTTGTCCTCGCGCAGGTGGGCTTTTGCGAGCCCACCGATGCGCGCATGCTGGGCACGGTTGCGGCGATCGAGGCCGACCTCATGCGGGACGGGCTGCTTCTGCGCTACCGCACCGCAGCATCCGTCGACGGGCTTTCGCCGGGTGAGCATCCGTTCCTCGCGTGTTCCTTCTGGCTCGTGGAGCAATACGCCCTGTCAGATCGACTCGACGACGCGACGACACTGATGAACAGGCTCGTGGGGTTCGTCAACGACGTGGGCCTGCTGTCGGAGGAATACGACGTCACCAACGGACATCAGGCCGGAAACACGCCGCAGGCCCTGTCTCATCTCGCGCTCGTTCGGGCGTCCGGCGCGATCGTCGCGGGCACGGCCTCACCGCTTCGCGCCCTCGTGCACTGAGCGACCGCCGTACAACCTTGTCGGCGTTTCTTTGTAGGTTCTCTCCGGAAAACCCGCACCGGCGAATCCTAGATTAAGAATCATGTCAACACACACTCTCCCCGCCCGCGATCTCGCACAGATCGCGATCTTCGCCGCCCTCATTGCCGCCCTCGGACTGCCGGGTGCCCTCGCGATCGGCGCGGTCGCGGTTCCCATCACGTTCCAGACTCTCGGAGTCATGCTGGCCGGCGCCGTACTTGGCGCCCGCAAGGGCTTTCTAGCTGTGCTGCTCTTTCTCGCGCTCACGGCGGCCGGCCTCCCCCTGCTATCGGGCGGGCGCGGCGGCCTGGTCTGGTTCACCACGAGCCCCTCGGCTGGCTACCTCTATGGCTGGCTCCTCGGCGTGTTCGTGATCGGGTACCTCACCAGTCGGCTGCTGCCGAGGTACCCCTTCTGGCCGGCCCTCGGCGCGACCACACTCGGGGGAATTCTGGCCATTTACCTGCTCGGCATACCGGTGACGGCCTTCAATCTCGGACTCCCGCTCTGGGTGGCCGTCGTCGACAGCGCCAAATTCCTGCCCGGAGACGTCATCAAGGTTGTCGTCACGGTTCTTGTGGCGGGCCAGGTGCACCGTGCCTACCCGGGACTCATCACGGGCCGCCCCCGGCCCAGCGCCACAGCAGATACCGCCGCAGTGCCGTCCGCCGCGACGACGGCCGAGTAGACCGTGGGCACGATCTCCTTTGACGATGTGTGCCACTCTTTCGGCGATCGATCCGTGCTACGCGGAATCAACCTGACGCTCACTGAACACCGCATCGGAATCGTCGGCGCCAACGGGTCGGGAAAGTCCACCCTCGCCCGCATGATCAACGGGCTCGTCGTCCCCACGTCGGGCACCGTCACGGTGGACGGTCTCAACGTGGCGCGCCTGGGCAAAGATGTGCGCAAACGCGTGGGCTTCGTCTTCACCAACCCCGACAATCAGATCGTGATGCCCACCGTGCAGGAAGACGTGGCCTTCACCCTGCGTCGCCGCGGACTCACGAGCGAGCAGATCGCCGAGCGCACCGCGGCGGCCCTCGAGCGTTTCGGCCTCAGCGCCCACGCCGAGCATCCGGCGCACCGGCTCTCGGGCGGCCAGAAGCAGCTGCTCGCCCTCGCGGCCGTGCTGGTCTCAGAACCCGCCATCGTCGTGGCCGACGAACCGACCACCCTTCTCGACGCCCGCAATGCCCGACGCATTTCCGAGCTGTTGCAGACCCTGGGCCAGCAGGTAATCATGGTGACACACCACCTCGAGCTCCTCGAAGCCTTCGACAGGGTGATCGTGATCGAAGACGGCCACGTCTTGGCCGACGGTCCCCCCTCCGATGCCCTGTCGGCATATCGGGCGCTCGTGTCGTGATCGGTCTCTACAGCCCCGGAGACTCGATCGTGCATCGGACTCCCGCCCTGCTCAAGCTGCTGCTGCTTTCGATCGCCGTGGTGGTCATCAGCTCGTCTGGCAGTTTGATCATGCTGGGCGTCGCGGGCGCCGGAGTGGTGACCCTCTTTCTCCTGGCCCGGGTGCCGGTGGGCGCAGCCGCAGCCCAGGTTGTTCCCATCCTGTGGCTACTCGCCATCGCGGTGCCCGTGCAAGGACTCCTGGCGGGGTGGGTCGTGGCCGGACTGATGGCCGGCCGCCTAGTACTTGCCGTGGCCCTCGCCGCGCTGTTCACCCTCACGACCACGGTGACCGCGGTGCTCGAGGCATTCGAGAAAGTACTCAAGCCCTTCGGCCGTTGGATAGATTCCGAGCGGATCGGCCTGCTCGTGGCCCTGACCATCCGCTGTAT is a genomic window containing:
- a CDS encoding energy-coupling factor transporter transmembrane component T family protein, coding for MIGLYSPGDSIVHRTPALLKLLLLSIAVVVISSSGSLIMLGVAGAGVVTLFLLARVPVGAAAAQVVPILWLLAIAVPVQGLLAGWVVAGLMAGRLVLAVALAALFTLTTTVTAVLEAFEKVLKPFGRWIDSERIGLLVALTIRCIPLVTDIVKEVLEARKARGTRGNLLALAVPVVVRSLYAADALGEALAARGLDD
- a CDS encoding ABC transporter ATP-binding protein, giving the protein MLRGINLTLTEHRIGIVGANGSGKSTLARMINGLVVPTSGTVTVDGLNVARLGKDVRKRVGFVFTNPDNQIVMPTVQEDVAFTLRRRGLTSEQIAERTAAALERFGLSAHAEHPAHRLSGGQKQLLALAAVLVSEPAIVVADEPTTLLDARNARRISELLQTLGQQVIMVTHHLELLEAFDRVIVIEDGHVLADGPPSDALSAYRALVS